In Formosa haliotis, the sequence TTCCTGCATACGGACTTCTTTTTCCTGAAAGCGCTAACAGCTGTGCATTATCATGAGTCACCATTTTAAGAATTTCAAAAGGCGTAAACCATGCTTTTAATTTAACTATATATTCATTTTGCGTATCATTAATTTCAGGTTCAAATAGAAAATCTGTTCCCCAAGCTAATTTAAGTTTCATTTTTTTCGCCAAGGGCCATAATTTTTCTTGCCCTTCTAAAATAGGTTTACGTTTTTCTCTCCTTAAAGGGTCCATGGCTTCTGTATCTGCCATTAAAATTTGAGTGCTTAACCATATATCTTTGTCCTTCATATATTGTAGCGTGGCCTCATCTAATAATTGACCATGTTCCACACATTTTACACCTGCATCTATAGCTCTTTTTATAGCACGTGGCGTATAAGCATGAACGGTAACATAAGTTCCCCAATCCTCTGCGGCTTCTACAGCGGCCTTCATTTCATCGAAAGTATATTGGGTTACATCTACAGGATCGTATGCCGAAGACGTCCCTCCGCCTGCCATTAGTTTAATTTGACTTGCTCCAAAACGTAAATTTTCCCTTGTGGCGGTTAGTACTTCATCCCTACCATCTGCTATAAAGGTTGCTCCAAAAGATTCGGCTTTAGAAGGTTTTCCAAAAAATCGTCTAGATTTTTCATCTGGAGTACGCATATCTCCATGTCCGGCAGTCTGACTTATAGTTGCGCCCGACGGCCAAATACGAGGCCCCTTAATTTGTCCTTTATCAATACCACTTTTTAATAAAAATGAAGGACCGCCAACATCCCGAACTGCTGTAAATCCGCGCATAAGCATTTTTTCTGCCTGTACCGAAGCGTTCTTCATAATTACGTCTTGACTAAGATCTGGAGATAATAAATCACTCATACTCATGGCTGTAAAAATCATGTGCACATGAACATCTATTAATCCTGGAATTAATGTTTTTCCTTTACCCTTAATTACAGTCATACCCGATGTTTTTGTAATGGGTGAAGAAGACATAGAAATAATTTTATTCCCTTCTATTAGTACATTTTGATTCTTAATAAGTTGCGCTGTCTTCCCATCAAAAACATTCACTTGCTCAAACACAATTTTAGTGTTTGTGATATTTTGGGCAACTAAATGATTTTCTACTAAAATAAACTGTAAAACGATTAAGCTGAAAGCACTTACTAATTTTACAATCTGAATGTTATTGAACATAATGTAATTCTTTAAAGGATACTAATAGACTAGTTTATAATGTGATTAAACTTTCGAGAATTAAATTTAACAAATTAAAATAGTAATTAAAATAAGAAGTTTTATGAATTTGAGTTACAAGGCAATACTTTCGAACAAGCCCATATATTCCGGTATTTACACTCTAATGTTTTTCTGTTTACATATAAAATTCACCATTTTACAGATACTATAGTTTATTTATAACACTCCTAAAACTTATCATTTCATTAGGTAAAAAGTTACCTTGCTATAAAAACAAACCCGCCAACTAATACGTTTAGTTGGCGGGTTTCTATAAAATTTCAATTAAAATTTAACAACATCCTGTGCTGGCATCGCAACTCCCTGCGGTGGCCTGAATATCACTAAGTTTTACTTTTGGCTTTTCTAATTTTGCACCACCTTTTTCTGCGTAAACTGTAATACTGAAAATTCCAGTGTTACCCGTTTTAAATTGAGTCAACTCTTCGGGATTAAGATATGTCTCTAAAATATCATCTGGAATGCTAATAGGTTTTTCCTTTTGAATTGTAACCGACTTAAATCCGCTATCATCTATAAATTGTAAATACTCTGATTTCTGAATCGCTCCAGCCACACAGCCGGCATACATTTCGGCATCGTTACGCAGACCTTCTGGAAGCTCTCCTACTAGTACGACATCGGAAATACTAAAATGTCCTCCTGGTTTTAATACTCTAAAAATTTCAGAAATAACTTTTTGTTTATTTGGTACTAAATTAAGTACACAATTGCTTACTACAACATCGGCTACATTATCATTTACAGGCATATCATCTATATCGCCTTCTCTAAATTCTACATTATTATACCCTAATTTCTCTGCATTAACTCGTGCTTTTTCAACCATAATAGGCGTGAAATCTATGCCTATTACTTTACCTTCGTGTCCTACTTCATGACGTGCAACAAAACAATCGTTTCCTGCTCCCGAACCTAAATCTATAACTGTATCTCCGTTTTGAATTTTAGCAAATTGTGTTGGCAAACCACAACCTAAACCTAAATCGGCATCTGGCATATACCCTTCTGTTTTAGAGTAGTCATCCATCATAATATTATACACTTTATTTGTTGGTGGCGTAGCTCCGCAACATGATGAGGCATTAACCACTTTATTTTGTTCTGCAATTTTGGTATAATTTGCTTTTACAATATCCTTTAATTCTTGTTCTTTTTTCATAATATATAAATTTATGATTTCACGTATATGATTAATTATCGCTATAAAGCGAAGAGTTTTTTAAAGAGTTGTTGGGCTTCTTTCCAGTTTTCGGGGTGAATGCAATACCTTACTTTAGGGGCTTCTATTTCACCTTGAATAAGCCCTGCTTTTTTTAATTCTTTTAAATGTTGCGACAAGGTAGATTTAGCAATTGGAAAAACATCACTTAAATCGCCACTGTAACAACAACTTTGTTTAGAAAGTAAGTCTAACACATGCATACGAATAGGATGTCCCATCGCTTTAGCATAGCGTGCCATTTGCTCCTGCTCTGTAGAAATAATGTCTTGAGTTTTCAATTGTTCGTAAATTTACGAACAAAGATACTGCAACATTAAAGGATACTCAAAATTTTCACAAAACTATAACGTTAGCTTCCAGAATTGATGTTAAAATTGCTTCTATCTAGACTGTGGTCACTTTTTTCCATAGGCATTAAATCACAGTACCAAAACCCGACTGGCTTGGAGCTTTCATTAGGAGCAGGATATTCTCGATACGTTTTCTCCCCTACCTCAAAAGGAATTGGAGCTTTAAATAAGGGACCATCGAAACAAAAGGTGTGGAATTCGCCATTTTCACCGCAAGGATCGACACCTTCTGGTAGATTTTCAATTACATCTAAACTAAGTACAGACCCAACAAAATCTTCATTAAAATATTTAGCATCGGCACATACCACGATGGCTTTAAATCCTAAATTAAGAAATTCCAAAATTAACTGTTTCGTATTCCGTTTCCATAGTGGAAATACAGCTTTTAGCCCCACTTCCATTAACTGAAACTCTCTGTAAAACTTTAAATCTTCTAAAAAAATATCGCCAAAAGCGGCATGCGTAAACCCTTCTGTTTTTAACTGAGTTGTAGCCAAAGTCATGATGCTATTATAGTCGTCCATGTTAGGCTGTTCTGGCAATTCGATATATTGAACTGGGAGTCCGATAGCTTCCGTTTGTGCTTTCAGTAATTCTACACGTAAGCCGTGCATAGACACACGATTATAATGTGAATTAACGGTGGTTACTAATTTCTTTATACTATAGGTTTTATCCTGCAACATCTCGTGTAAAGCCAAAGCAGAATCTTTCCCGGTACTCCAATTAAAATAGGTGATATTCATACGCAAACATTAATCTACATACATGGCATTAGGTAACGGTATATTAGATTTACTGTTACTTAATTCTTCTAATCCAAAAGTTTCCTTGGTATACACTTTTCTGCTAGTACCCCTAATATCTTGAAGAGCAGCCTCTAATAAAGGTTCTTTTACATCGCCTAAAACACCCAAGTTTCCATAATCTTCTTTTAAAGGAATATCTGGATCTAAACCTTCATAATAATCAGTTTTACCGGCAGCGTTTAACGATTTAAAAATTAAAGGTTGCATGGCGTACGTATGGGTAGGATTAACTTCGGATTTGCTATAGGTAGGAGAATCGTAAAGTGTTCTAGAAGCTTGATATTTACCCACGGTAACATCTCCTACTTGTACCACATCAATATAAGGCTCTAGTCCGTTTATAACAAGCTCGCTCGCAGAAGCTGTACTTTGCGTAGTAATAACGTACACTTTATTTAAATTTAAATGATTTAAGGTTTCGCTAAATACCACCGAATTTGAGGAATTTCGTTTTTCCATAACATCGGTAAACGGATTTTTTAAAGACTCCGGACTATTAGCTTCAAAATACGATTGCCAATCACTATTCCATTGTTCTTGTACAAATACTTCTCCCGTATACTGTCCCGTAATCATAGACGCTAACCACGTAGCCGTACTTACCGATCCTCCTGGGTTATAGCGTAAATCGAGTACCAAATCGGTTACTCCTCCAGATCTAAACGATCCGAAAGTAGCGTTTAATTGAGAATCGAAAGCATTTGTTCCTGTAAAACCATTGTACATTAAATACCCTACTTTTTTACCGTTAATGTCTAAAATTTTCTGATCGTGAATTGGGTTTTCTGTGTAGCTCGATTTTGTCAAGGCAATTTCATCTGCAATACTTTCAACGGTATCGTCGCTCTTATCTTCTGTACCTTGATTATTATAAGTTGCCAAACCTATAGTATAACTGCTACCTTGCATAAGATCTATATTGGAATCTAAAGGTGAGTTATAATACAAATTTTCTCCATTAACACGGTTAAAAAGATCCCCACGTTTTATCCCTTTACGTTCGGCATCGGTATTCGGCATAACGTAACGCACATAACCAAAAACAGCACTTCCAGACGATAATTTTACCAAACCATATTCCATACCGTGCGTTATATACTCACCACTAAACTGTTGCTCTAAAGCAATATAATCATCGGTTATCCAACTAAAGCGATCTTCAAGTTGTCTGTTATATAATAGGTTGTAAAATAAATCTTCTGGATTAGAAAAAGAGTTTAAATAACTCTGATATTCTGAATTAGAATTAAATCGAGTATCGGCCAAGTCTGGTACGTCGTCTTTGTATAAGTAAAACACGTTCATTCCTTTCCAAACAAAATCGTTAATTTCAGAATTGGTAACTGGAAAATCGTCTTGGTCTTTAGAGCAGTTAGTAAGGCAGCACATTAGCACACCTAAATACAGAAATGGTTTAAAGTATTGCATAGTAATTTGGGTATATTGGCTAAATTTACTTGAAATAATTTCAGCTTTAAAATTTTTTTGTAACAAATTATACGATGTATCGTCGTAATATCAAATAACCACTAGTAGAAAAACCAGAAGCGACCAATACACCATGACGCAGTCAGAATTTTTAAATATTGTAATGCCTTTTAAAGATAAGGTTTACCGTTTGGCCAAACGTCTGCTGGTATCTAATGAAGAGGCCGAAGATGCAACGCAGGAAGTGCTGTTAAAATTATGGTCTAATAAAAAGCAAATGGAAGCCTATAAAAACGTAGAAGCGTTTTCTATGACCATGACAAAGAATTTATGTTACGATAAATTAAAATCGAAACAAGCACAAAATTTAAAAATTGTACATAGTAATTACGAAGACCACAAAACAAGTCTTCAAAAACAAATTGAAACTGAAGATAGCCTAGATTGGGTTGGAAAAATTATAGAAACCTTGCCAGAACAACAACGTATGGTTATACAGTTACGAGATATTGAACAATACGATTTAGAAGAAATTGCAGAGATGCTAAATATGAAAAACACAGCGGTTAGAGTCGCTCTATCTAGAGCACGAAAAGCCATACGAGAACAATTAACTAATACACATAACTATGGTATTAAATAATATAGAACAGTTACTTGAAAAGTACGAAAACGGAGAAACTACGCTTCAAGAAGAACATCAATTAAGAGCTTATTTTTCGCAAGACCATATAGCTCCGCATTTAGAGGTTTACAAACCTTTATTTGCCTATTTTAATGCGAGTAAAAAAGAAACCTTTACAAAGGATATTCCTTTAAAGACTAAAAAATCTATACCATATTCATGGTTAGCTGTTGCCGCCGTAATAGCATTAATGCTTGGGTTTTACTTGAATTCGAACAAAAATATAACAACTACAGAAAATGATTTAGGCACTATTCAAGATCCGCAATTGGCTTACGAGGAAGTGGTACGGTCTTTAGAGCTTATATCGAAATCGTTTAACAAAGGAGCTTCAACAGTAGGCTATTTAAAATCGTATAATAAAGGTGTAGCCACAGTAGGTTATATCGAT encodes:
- a CDS encoding metal-dependent hydrolase family protein, which produces MFNNIQIVKLVSAFSLIVLQFILVENHLVAQNITNTKIVFEQVNVFDGKTAQLIKNQNVLIEGNKIISMSSSPITKTSGMTVIKGKGKTLIPGLIDVHVHMIFTAMSMSDLLSPDLSQDVIMKNASVQAEKMLMRGFTAVRDVGGPSFLLKSGIDKGQIKGPRIWPSGATISQTAGHGDMRTPDEKSRRFFGKPSKAESFGATFIADGRDEVLTATRENLRFGASQIKLMAGGGTSSAYDPVDVTQYTFDEMKAAVEAAEDWGTYVTVHAYTPRAIKRAIDAGVKCVEHGQLLDEATLQYMKDKDIWLSTQILMADTEAMDPLRREKRKPILEGQEKLWPLAKKMKLKLAWGTDFLFEPEINDTQNEYIVKLKAWFTPFEILKMVTHDNAQLLALSGKRSPYAGKLGVIEAGALADLILIDGNPLTNIDLLAQTDNKFLVIMKDGVIYKNKMK
- a CDS encoding arsenite methyltransferase, whose protein sequence is MKKEQELKDIVKANYTKIAEQNKVVNASSCCGATPPTNKVYNIMMDDYSKTEGYMPDADLGLGCGLPTQFAKIQNGDTVIDLGSGAGNDCFVARHEVGHEGKVIGIDFTPIMVEKARVNAEKLGYNNVEFREGDIDDMPVNDNVADVVVSNCVLNLVPNKQKVISEIFRVLKPGGHFSISDVVLVGELPEGLRNDAEMYAGCVAGAIQKSEYLQFIDDSGFKSVTIQKEKPISIPDDILETYLNPEELTQFKTGNTGIFSITVYAEKGGAKLEKPKVKLSDIQATAGSCDASTGCC
- a CDS encoding ArsR/SmtB family transcription factor translates to MKTQDIISTEQEQMARYAKAMGHPIRMHVLDLLSKQSCCYSGDLSDVFPIAKSTLSQHLKELKKAGLIQGEIEAPKVRYCIHPENWKEAQQLFKKLFAL
- a CDS encoding diphthine--ammonia ligase; the encoded protein is MNITYFNWSTGKDSALALHEMLQDKTYSIKKLVTTVNSHYNRVSMHGLRVELLKAQTEAIGLPVQYIELPEQPNMDDYNSIMTLATTQLKTEGFTHAAFGDIFLEDLKFYREFQLMEVGLKAVFPLWKRNTKQLILEFLNLGFKAIVVCADAKYFNEDFVGSVLSLDVIENLPEGVDPCGENGEFHTFCFDGPLFKAPIPFEVGEKTYREYPAPNESSKPVGFWYCDLMPMEKSDHSLDRSNFNINSGS
- a CDS encoding S41 family peptidase, with product MQYFKPFLYLGVLMCCLTNCSKDQDDFPVTNSEINDFVWKGMNVFYLYKDDVPDLADTRFNSNSEYQSYLNSFSNPEDLFYNLLYNRQLEDRFSWITDDYIALEQQFSGEYITHGMEYGLVKLSSGSAVFGYVRYVMPNTDAERKGIKRGDLFNRVNGENLYYNSPLDSNIDLMQGSSYTIGLATYNNQGTEDKSDDTVESIADEIALTKSSYTENPIHDQKILDINGKKVGYLMYNGFTGTNAFDSQLNATFGSFRSGGVTDLVLDLRYNPGGSVSTATWLASMITGQYTGEVFVQEQWNSDWQSYFEANSPESLKNPFTDVMEKRNSSNSVVFSETLNHLNLNKVYVITTQSTASASELVINGLEPYIDVVQVGDVTVGKYQASRTLYDSPTYSKSEVNPTHTYAMQPLIFKSLNAAGKTDYYEGLDPDIPLKEDYGNLGVLGDVKEPLLEAALQDIRGTSRKVYTKETFGLEELSNSKSNIPLPNAMYVD
- a CDS encoding RNA polymerase sigma factor, translating into MTQSEFLNIVMPFKDKVYRLAKRLLVSNEEAEDATQEVLLKLWSNKKQMEAYKNVEAFSMTMTKNLCYDKLKSKQAQNLKIVHSNYEDHKTSLQKQIETEDSLDWVGKIIETLPEQQRMVIQLRDIEQYDLEEIAEMLNMKNTAVRVALSRARKAIREQLTNTHNYGIK